The nucleotide sequence GGCATAATGTTccatcataaaccatatttcaaCCAAACTCATTAACCTCTAAATCTATCTTTGGTAGtagtttctcttataatttttcaaaggtcttcctctacctcttctGAGCTGACTCTCCTCCATCTGATATACTCTTCATACTACAGCATCTACAGGTCTTCTCTCTgcatgcccaaaccacctaagcttattttctaccatcttttctacCACAGGTGCTACCacaactctctctctaatggtgttATTCCTATCCTATCccgtctagtcttaccactcatccaacACAACATTCCAGAATAActctaaaaatttcaaaacttttcatatataaaatgttgaatataatttataatttatgcaAGTCTGCAATATAAGCTGGGATAAGCGTATTTTACAAAGGGGGTAAAAACTCGCTTAAAGGCAAACTTAGACAAGGTATACATAGGACTGGTGTAAGTGATTACTGAAGTCATTGAAATTGAGCGTTAACCACAAGCATAACTTCATTTACCACTTCCATCCAATTTTTTACCGGGTCTTCCAGTTATGGTCATTTGACTTATTTAAACCTTTGGTAAAATGAATCTAAATTAAGGATAAAATTCAGCTTGATTGAATGTCACAAAATATTTAAGCTAGTAGTTGAACTCATTACTCGACTCAAATACATCCCTATCTGAAAGAAAGACATGTTCATGTCCATCTGCTTTATGATTTCAAACAGAAGAAAACACTTCAAAACAGGAATAGCCTCAACTATAAAGCAATACAATCAATATAACCCATATTCACTAATTTAAAAATAGGGAGAATGTTCGTTAAGATTGAAAGGATGAGTACTGAAACTGAAGCAAAAGCAACATACCGTCTCCTGTGTTTTTTTGTCTTAAAATGCTCGTCCCTCACGGCTACACTGGCAAAGAATCGACTGCATTTACCAAACGAACAACACTTAACTAGATTAAAAAACCAACCAaaacataagagagaaaaacaaaaaacgagTTGGGGATGAAATTGAAATCTACAGCATCCTTTAGTCTTACCCacaagaataataataaaacaaagaaataagcaaaaaaggaaacaataaacaacaaataagTAATTTTTCTCTAAAGTTGTACACTACCTACACTTAGCATGACAGTGCATTAGTAACACTACAATTTTCAACAACATATTACATAATCATTAAGTCTGTGTTTTGTTCCATATTGTAAGAGGCAAAATTGATTACAAAGTGTATCTTTGATTTTTGTCTCTAAAATTGAAACTACTTGAAGCTACGATGTGTAGCTTTTGAtactagaattgatttttacaaaCAAACTTAAAAGTTCAACTttcttttacatgaatgtatcctaacacaaatCATTTTACCTTCAACTCACTTAAATAAGACtcaattttacatattttttgtcaaggaagaaccaaacatacacataAATATGCTCTGTATCACGGTGGATACATCATAATCACAATGATCTCCCGTGAAGTTGACAGGTACACCATGATACTAAACCTCTTACAAAAAATCATTAGATTCAATCCAATGAATCCTTGAATTGATTGTTCAACCCAATGAatccaaacataatcaattttcaattcaattcacttctaaccataatcaattcattcaagaTCAATTATTTGTCATCACAGATCCAAATACACAAAATTTGCAAactatttatattaattataaaaataaaaaaaataaaaaagatggcAAAGACATACTCGCAGTGAAGGCAATAGTGTTGTCCCATTCCAGGTAAATCTTCATCAAGAGGTAAAGGCTTTCTATCTTCTTGAGGCTTATTCAATTCATCATAAACCATGTCATCTCCTTTAATCAAGAATTTTGAACGCCGATCAGTTTTGTGAGATAATCTTCTCTTCTTCACTTTCCTGTGTGGACACTTTCCTCCCATTTTCGATCAGTTCCTGATTTcttagggttagggttagggtttttcAGCTCTGGTTTCTTCCTCTTACTCTTTCGGCAGCCACTGATTTAGGGTTTTGTTTTTCTATGAATCATGAAACGACGACACTTCGAGTGTTTAAACTTATATTGCTTTGGGCTTGGGCCTATGGTCCAATGAAAAcctgaaaattcaatgaaattgattttaaatatttctCTTTAGACCCTCCTAATATCTCTAAGGCTCCTTAAATACACATATATCATCGTAGTTATCTATCAGaggtaccttttttttttttttttttttcaaaacacgTACTGAATATGTATTTAGGGGTCTTATAGATATTTAGAgggcaacaacaaccaagtcttatcccatTAAGTGGGGTCGGATATTTAGAgagcattattatttttttcataaaaaagtaaaaacaacaCACATTAATGTAGAGAATCTAATCATATTCAATATCGATATGGTGGCAGACAATGACCCATGTGAATCATGAGTATATCTTGTGGATAAATACCAAGAACActctttttttaacattttctaacACCCAGTGACGGATCCAAGATTTTTGAATAATGAGGGCATCATATATGAAAATTTGTAGTATTAATAATTCTCCtctataatttttcattttatggaAACTTTGAATGATATTATCATtttcaatattaataaaaatgtctTTCACTATATAAATAACTAAACAATCATTTAACTGATCATATTATATTCGCTTTTGCATCCAATTCTtgataatattcatattatcaagaaaaaaatttgatatatataatgATAAGTGTGGGCcaaaagagaaataatttatgataaGTGTGGTACATGTGGTCAAAATATAAACTATTGATATATtatacactactaaaaaaaagtttttaaatttttgggttaattaagtttttggtccctataaatatctgcaattttatttttagtccctataaaaataaatcacactttttagtccctacaaaattttatgttagtgtttttagtccctgttaaattaaaatttgtttaattatgcttaaacttcttaatttttgaaagattttttacatacatgttcataacattgtaagacactcttttataaaaaaatttagttttttaacatgtaatgaattaaatatgaatttttctaaaagccaaattttcaagattatattaatgaaaatttggacctaataataaaattttaagttacttttttgcggaggaactttgtataatattctaagtaagtatgtgaaaaatatgttataaatttaaaagtttaagtacaattaagcaaattttaattttacaaggactaaaagtaggTGTTGGTccatattaaattgaaatttgtttaattatacttaaacttttatatttttaaatgatttttaaaaacactaacggaaaacaaattgaaatttgttttaaacaagtatgtaaaaaatcattaaaaaatttaaaattttaagcataattaaacaaattttaatttaacagggactaaaaacactaacggaaaattttgtagggactaaaaagtgtgatttatttttatagggactaaaaacaaaactgcagatatttatagggaccaaaaacttaattaacccctAATTTTTGTGTGTGGACACAAGCCCACACATTGGACAACATGTATCTGTCCATGCTAACACCCACTGTTATATTGGATTAAGCTCATGTAGGTCTTACCACTTTATACGAAATCGATTCTCAAAGTATGATATCTATATGAATTTCATCCGATAAGAGAGTGGCACAACACTTCTCTTTTTTATGAATCAAACAATACCATGTGAATTATGATTTCCTTTGTTTATTGCATTTGATCTATTTAAATGTACATAAAGAAATCTCAACCTTAAAACTCCCTATCACCTTCCTTACATATATGATTGCTTCCTTCCAATCTGAGGTGGTCGTGGTCCCTAATGCATCATTAGCTGAGGTTGTAGGAAAGTTCATGAGTAGTCACTCTGTAGGACACACATTCCACTTTAATCTTTAACATACACATTTTGTCGGTGTGTAGGAGCTGCAAAGAGAAAGATTGCATAAAGCCATAAATAAgccataaatttaaaataactaatttttgTTTAGGACGAACCTTCCTACCCTATAGTACTCTGCATAAATCATACACATGAGACAATGATCATTGTCACATTATACTATACACAAGAATATGTAACGTGTTTTTAGACCAACTCCAAAGGCAAGTATACATCATAAACATGTGCTGCATGGCAAGAGTATCTTGCTGCCAAATGATACAACattagtttaattcaattaggttataaagaaatgaattaaaactatATATAGAGTATACATTAGCCTAACTAAAGACCATTATATAATCTTATGCacaatttatgtttttgtcataTCTTAGGACTAAAATATGTTTGGTCCAAAAATAGAGACTAAATTATGAGAATCTTGACAAAATCTGTGAGTACACAGTATGAGTCTATGAGAGGAGTTTGAAGTTTACCCAAAATGCCAAAGAATTTGACTCGTATTTTCCACACACTTTAATCACAAAAGGTGATTAATAAGGAAGGGTTTGATAATTCAGAATTTGTGTTATTTAATTAACATTTATCACATCATCACATACGCATAACGAATATAGACCACACAGGTTCCTTTTCTTCCACGAACtgatcattttggtcctttgtcATTTGAGACAGACACTATtgttgtttctaaaaaaaaataaaaaatagtacttATGTCCATGTTCTATGAATCTAATGTAGACAAATTTTATTCCTCCTCATCTAATGCATGAGTTCCCTTACCAATCATCACTTTTTCCGCAGTATTTTCTCCAATCATCTTTagtctttttctttcaaaagaaaaaatctttAGTCTTTTATCGTTCTAGTAAATGAATACTATTATAGATCATGTTAGTTTACATTTATAATTCTGTTTCATTTATATTAGATCTTCTTCTTCACAATAGGGGATCGCGACCCAAATTAGTGCTTTAGGCCTCACAATTTTAGATAAAAAAGGAGTAAAAGAATTCAATTcgattataaatatataatatgacaAATTACTTATAGATATTTGTCTAATTCAATTAATCTATATGAAAGTGTCGTGTCTTGTCAGgcataataaattttattttttaattttaaaaggttccaatataaaatttattttaaacctTTAAACATGTTGGGTTGTCCTTGGATCGATttataaataatcaatattttccATTTATATACATTAATACATAaagaatatgtttttttttttcttctcagtATGTAGTGTTTTCCTGGTGGGTGTAACCTTAATTTGCATAGGTACACTCTCTCTGTTTCCCCGTGTGGTCATTAGAGCTTATATCCTTGTATTTCCtttttaatacatttatttatattaaaaaatagagtcaagttaacgagtgtccttaaaatatttgttaaggtcctcgtgagcttaactcagttggtatgaacaatgcataatatatacaagatccgggattcgaaccccagccacaccacaaaaaaaaaatagtatttgttaaggaatcgaaaagaaaattatcttaaaaaaattatttttaaacttcTAAAAGATTGATTACACAACTATCGATATATTATTACTTACCAAATCCCCCCACTTGTTAGCATTTAACTTAtgtatttaaagttttttttataagcaaaataatattgttaaagAGAGTACAAACAATACATTTACAAACAAATTAGTACAAAG is from Medicago truncatula cultivar Jemalong A17 chromosome 1, MtrunA17r5.0-ANR, whole genome shotgun sequence and encodes:
- the LOC25483968 gene encoding zinc finger protein 593 isoform X1 codes for the protein MGGKCPHRKVKKRRLSHKTDRRSKFLIKGDDMVYDELNKPQEDRKPLPLDEDLPGMGQHYCLHCDRFFASVAVRDEHFKTKKHRRREKTCRCCSMKSISDGGESAQKSVKQMMGDAPHTQLDADLAGGMGMPDNGPKLMSM
- the LOC25483968 gene encoding zinc finger protein 593 isoform X2; translated protein: MGGKCPHRKVKKRRLSHKTDRRSKFLIKGDDMVYDELNKPQEDRKPLPLDEDLPGMGQHYCLHCDRFFASVAVRDEHFKTKKHRRRVKQMMGDAPHTQLDADLAGGMGMPDNGPKLMSM